One Buchnera aphidicola (Panaphis juglandis) DNA segment encodes these proteins:
- the clpX gene encoding ATP-dependent Clp protease ATP-binding subunit ClpX, which produces MVKNHIKKTKKNYLCFFCKKNQYQVKNIISDTSINICNECTILFHQTIQNQVLKTDQKKNSNNLTPKKIKKQLDEYIIGQKKAKKVLSVAVYNHYKRLLFLNTVHNNTIELKKSNVLLIGPTGSGKTLLAETLAKILDIPFVICDATSLTEAGYVGDDVESILQRLLQKCNYNIKKAEKGIIYIDEIDKISKKSNNISITRDVSGEGVQQSLLKIMEGTIASVPPQGGRKHPNQKCLYIDTSKILFICGGTFDGLDKIIKKKKLTKSIGFNNTSINNNNIHYSKYYNIETKDLIQYGLIPEFIGRLPIIVVLKELKKKHLKKILCVTKNSLIKQYQTIFSLDNVYLEFDDDAIDEISNQAIKKKIGARGLKTIIETILLNTMYNLPSMRNVKKIIINKKVAQKKIPPIIVHHK; this is translated from the coding sequence ATGGTAAAAAATCATATAAAAAAAACAAAAAAAAATTACTTATGCTTCTTTTGTAAAAAGAACCAATACCAAGTAAAAAATATAATATCAGATACCTCAATAAATATATGTAATGAATGCACAATATTATTTCATCAAACAATTCAAAATCAGGTGTTAAAAACTGATCAAAAAAAAAACAGTAATAATTTAACACCAAAAAAAATAAAAAAACAATTAGATGAATACATTATTGGTCAAAAAAAAGCTAAAAAAGTTTTATCAGTAGCTGTTTATAATCATTATAAAAGATTATTATTTTTAAATACTGTACATAATAATACTATTGAATTAAAAAAAAGTAACGTTTTATTAATAGGTCCAACTGGATCCGGAAAAACATTATTAGCAGAAACACTAGCTAAAATACTTGATATTCCATTTGTTATTTGTGATGCAACATCTCTAACAGAAGCTGGATATGTCGGTGACGATGTTGAAAGTATACTACAAAGATTACTACAAAAATGCAATTATAACATCAAGAAAGCTGAAAAAGGTATTATATATATTGATGAAATTGATAAAATATCTAAGAAATCAAATAATATTTCTATTACACGAGATGTCTCTGGAGAAGGAGTTCAGCAATCACTATTAAAAATTATGGAAGGAACAATAGCTTCCGTACCTCCTCAAGGGGGTAGAAAACATCCAAATCAAAAATGTTTATATATCGATACTTCAAAAATATTATTTATTTGTGGAGGAACATTTGATGGATTAGATAAAATTATTAAAAAAAAAAAATTAACGAAATCAATTGGATTCAATAACACATCTATTAATAATAATAATATTCATTATTCAAAATATTACAATATTGAAACCAAAGATCTTATACAATATGGTTTAATACCAGAATTTATTGGACGTTTACCAATTATTGTTGTATTAAAAGAACTTAAAAAAAAACATCTAAAAAAAATCTTATGTGTTACAAAAAACTCATTAATTAAACAGTACCAAACAATTTTTTCTTTAGATAATGTATATTTAGAATTTGATGATGATGCCATTGATGAAATATCAAATCAAGCAATAAAAAAAAAAATTGGGGCACGGGGTTTAAAAACAATAATTGAAACAATATTATTAAATACTATGTATAATTTACCATCCATGAGAAACGTTAAAAAAATAATCATTAATAAAAAGGTTGCGCAAAAAAAAATTCCACCAATCATAGTGCATCATAAATAA
- the lon gene encoding endopeptidase La, with translation MNSECSTYIEIPILPLRDIVVYPNVIIPLFVGRKQSINCVESAIKNKKKIILVTQKKPIVDNPNMNELFNIGTISTILQTFTLPDGTIKILVKGLQRGKIKKINHCNNILTAQIVKIHSYEINPTEIPALMKISIESFEKYLQCHKKTPIEILTALQEIHEASKLSNIIASHISFKLLDKQKVLEILDVNARLEYLIIKMQTEIDIFMIEKKIRNRIQGNIEKNQKEYYLNEQIKAIQKELGENEGMMNECDILKKKINLLKIPKTVKNKALSELKKLKMMSSISAEAAVIRGYIDWILQIPWSKKSKIKKNIHQAQKILDNDHFGLEKVKNRILEYLAVQTRRNTIQGTILCLVGPPGVGKTSLGKSIAKATGRKYTRMALGGIRDEAEIRGHRRTYIGALPGKIIQNITKSGVKNPLFLLDEIDKISNDIRVDPISALLEVLDPEQNSNFNDHYLELDYDLSNVMFIATANSTNIPKPLLDRMEIIHVSSYTENEKFYIAKNHLKPKQIKKHALKKKEITISDNAIKNIIQYYTRESGVRNLEKEIAKICRKVVKEMLIKPLITTILINRSSLKKYLGIKKFYYGKNSKKNKIGQVNGLAWTEVGGDLLTIETSCVPGKGKLIYTGSLGKIMQESIQTALTVVRSQSKKLKIPNDFYEKYDIHVHIPEGSTPKDGPSAGIAICTAIVSALTKNPVKSDVAMTGEITLNGNVLMIGGLKEKLLAAHRGRIKNIIIPYQNRYILEKIPKNILSQLVIHPIKKIKDVLLLSLNNQPYII, from the coding sequence ATGAATTCTGAATGTTCTACATATATTGAAATACCAATTTTACCATTACGTGATATAGTAGTATATCCAAATGTAATAATACCACTATTTGTTGGACGAAAACAATCAATTAATTGCGTTGAATCTGCTATTAAAAATAAAAAAAAAATTATTTTGGTTACTCAAAAAAAACCAATTGTAGATAATCCAAATATGAATGAACTATTTAATATAGGTACTATATCAACAATTTTACAAACTTTTACATTACCCGATGGAACTATTAAAATTCTCGTAAAAGGATTACAACGAGGAAAAATTAAAAAAATAAATCACTGCAATAATATATTAACTGCTCAAATTGTAAAAATCCATTCATATGAAATCAATCCTACTGAAATACCAGCATTAATGAAGATTTCTATTGAAAGCTTTGAAAAATATTTACAATGCCACAAAAAAACTCCTATCGAAATTTTAACTGCACTTCAAGAGATTCATGAGGCATCAAAATTATCAAATATTATTGCATCACATATTTCATTCAAATTATTAGATAAACAAAAAGTATTAGAAATTTTAGATGTTAATGCAAGATTAGAATATTTAATTATAAAAATGCAAACTGAAATTGATATTTTTATGATTGAAAAAAAAATAAGAAATAGAATACAAGGAAACATAGAAAAAAATCAAAAAGAATACTATCTAAATGAACAAATTAAAGCTATTCAGAAAGAACTCGGTGAAAATGAAGGTATGATGAACGAATGCGATATTTTGAAAAAAAAAATCAATTTACTAAAAATACCAAAAACCGTAAAAAATAAAGCGTTATCTGAATTAAAAAAACTAAAAATGATGTCATCAATATCAGCAGAAGCAGCGGTTATTAGAGGATACATTGATTGGATTTTACAAATACCTTGGTCAAAAAAAAGCAAAATAAAAAAAAATATTCATCAAGCACAAAAAATACTTGATAATGATCACTTTGGATTAGAAAAGGTTAAAAATAGAATATTGGAATACCTAGCAGTTCAAACAAGAAGAAATACAATTCAAGGAACAATTTTATGTCTAGTAGGTCCTCCTGGTGTTGGAAAAACATCTTTAGGAAAATCTATTGCTAAAGCAACCGGAAGAAAATATACTAGAATGGCTTTAGGTGGAATACGAGATGAAGCAGAAATCAGAGGACACAGAAGAACCTATATTGGAGCTCTTCCTGGAAAAATAATACAAAATATTACAAAAAGCGGTGTTAAAAACCCATTATTTCTTTTGGATGAAATAGATAAAATCTCTAATGACATCCGAGTTGATCCAATTTCAGCATTATTAGAAGTATTAGATCCTGAACAAAATTCAAATTTTAACGATCATTATTTAGAATTAGATTATGATTTATCTAATGTAATGTTTATTGCAACAGCGAACTCTACAAATATTCCAAAACCATTATTAGATCGAATGGAAATTATTCATGTATCCAGTTATACAGAAAACGAAAAATTTTACATAGCAAAAAACCATCTCAAACCTAAACAAATTAAAAAACACGCTTTAAAAAAAAAAGAAATTACAATTTCAGATAATGCTATCAAAAACATTATACAGTACTATACTCGAGAATCTGGAGTACGTAATTTAGAAAAAGAAATTGCTAAAATATGTCGAAAAGTTGTGAAAGAAATGCTTATAAAACCGTTAATAACAACTATTCTAATAAATAGAAGTAGTTTAAAAAAATATTTAGGGATTAAAAAATTTTATTATGGAAAAAATTCAAAAAAAAATAAAATCGGACAAGTAAATGGATTAGCATGGACAGAAGTTGGTGGAGATTTATTAACAATAGAAACATCATGCGTTCCTGGAAAAGGAAAATTAATTTATACAGGCTCATTAGGTAAAATAATGCAAGAATCTATACAAACTGCATTAACTGTTGTAAGATCACAATCTAAAAAACTAAAAATTCCAAATGATTTTTATGAAAAATACGATATTCACGTCCACATTCCAGAAGGTTCAACACCAAAAGATGGTCCAAGTGCAGGAATTGCTATTTGTACTGCTATTGTTTCTGCATTAACTAAAAACCCTGTCAAATCAGATGTTGCCATGACTGGAGAAATTACATTGAATGGAAATGTATTAATGATTGGAGGTTTAAAAGAAAAGCTATTAGCAGCTCATCGTGGAAGAATTAAAAATATTATTATTCCCTATCAAAATCGATATATTTTAGAAAAAATACCAAAAAATATCTTATCACAACTAGTGATACATCCAATCAAGAAAATCAAAGATGTATTATTACTATCTTTAAATAATCAACCTTACATTATATAA
- the htpG gene encoding molecular chaperone HtpG, which translates to MQKKEKYSFQSETKQLLHLMIHSLYSNKEIFIRELISNASDAIDKMKFKCLSDTSNKFKNHDMRIRIQIDKKKNTIIISDNGIGMTKDDVIQNLGTIANSGTKKFLQSLSSQDIKNNQLIGQFGVGFYSSFIVANKVTVKTRYAEENNPKNSILWESEGKGEYSIQTTYKEENGTEVEIHLKNDEKQFLEEWKINEIIKKYSDHISIAIEIQEYDEKNKILSWKQINTAKSIWTIPSTQISDDEYKKFYQYLTKDINEPLSWIHNKVEGTQEYTNLLYIPKKSQWNIWDQENKKNGLKLYVKKIYIMDDVNQFLPNYLRFIKGIIDTNNLPLNISREILQESYVTKVLKKALTKKILKLIQKISIQEKEKYKIFWKEFGNILKEGIAEDLKNQSIIAGLLRFSSMKSNSQEQKLSLKDYIKNMHTKQNKIYFVIAENYNSAKNSPYLEIFKKHEIDVLLLSNHIDEWMMNYLTEFENKKFQSINKIDDEFEKIFDEKINQKIKQEVKDLLDDIKNILKNKIHKVNISHRLFESPVVLVSDKNTMSKQMSKLFEAAGQKTPPVKYTLEINPKHKIIKKIMNMKQKNQNIDLWINILFEQSLLAYQGTLENPNEFIKNINKILIQK; encoded by the coding sequence ATTCAAAAAAAGGAAAAATATAGTTTTCAATCTGAAACAAAACAATTATTACATTTAATGATACATTCTCTGTATTCTAATAAAGAAATTTTTATTAGAGAATTAATATCAAATGCATCAGATGCAATTGATAAAATGAAATTCAAATGCTTATCAGATACAAGTAATAAATTTAAAAACCATGATATGCGTATTCGAATACAAATTGATAAAAAAAAAAATACAATCATTATCTCTGATAATGGAATTGGAATGACTAAAGACGATGTAATTCAAAATTTAGGAACAATTGCAAATTCAGGAACAAAAAAATTTTTACAATCTCTATCTTCCCAAGATATAAAAAATAACCAATTAATTGGACAATTTGGTGTCGGTTTTTATTCATCATTTATTGTTGCAAATAAAGTCACTGTAAAAACTAGATATGCAGAAGAAAATAATCCTAAAAATAGTATTTTATGGGAATCAGAAGGTAAAGGTGAATACAGTATTCAAACAACATACAAAGAAGAAAATGGAACAGAAGTCGAAATACATTTAAAAAATGATGAAAAACAATTTTTAGAAGAATGGAAAATAAATGAAATTATTAAAAAATATTCAGATCATATTTCCATTGCAATAGAGATTCAAGAATATGATGAAAAAAATAAAATATTATCTTGGAAACAAATTAATACTGCAAAATCAATATGGACAATCCCAAGCACACAAATTAGTGATGATGAATATAAAAAATTTTATCAATATTTAACAAAAGATATAAACGAACCATTATCATGGATACATAATAAAGTTGAAGGTACTCAAGAGTATACAAATTTATTATATATACCAAAAAAATCACAATGGAATATATGGGATCAAGAAAATAAAAAAAACGGATTGAAATTATATGTAAAAAAAATTTATATTATGGATGATGTAAATCAATTTTTACCAAACTATTTAAGATTCATTAAAGGAATAATTGATACCAATAATTTACCATTAAATATTTCAAGAGAAATTTTACAAGAAAGTTACGTTACAAAAGTTTTAAAAAAAGCATTGACAAAAAAAATATTAAAACTAATACAAAAAATTTCCATTCAAGAAAAAGAAAAATATAAAATATTTTGGAAAGAGTTTGGAAATATATTAAAAGAAGGAATAGCTGAAGATTTAAAAAACCAATCCATAATTGCAGGTTTGTTACGTTTTTCTTCCATGAAATCAAATTCTCAAGAACAAAAATTATCTTTAAAAGATTATATTAAAAATATGCATACTAAACAAAATAAAATATATTTTGTTATTGCAGAAAACTACAATTCTGCAAAAAATAGTCCATATTTAGAAATTTTTAAAAAACATGAAATTGATGTATTATTATTATCAAATCACATTGATGAATGGATGATGAATTACTTAACTGAATTTGAAAATAAAAAATTTCAATCTATTAATAAAATTGATGATGAATTTGAAAAAATATTTGATGAAAAAATAAATCAAAAAATTAAACAGGAAGTAAAAGATCTTTTAGATGACATCAAAAACATCTTAAAAAATAAAATACATAAAGTGAATATTAGTCATAGACTTTTTGAAAGTCCAGTAGTTTTAGTATCAGATAAAAATACTATGAGTAAACAAATGTCTAAATTATTTGAAGCAGCTGGACAAAAAACACCACCAGTAAAATATACATTAGAAATTAATCCAAAACATAAAATAATTAAAAAAATAATGAATATGAAACAAAAAAATCAAAATATCGATTTATGGATTAATATTTTATTTGAACAATCCTTACTTGCATATCAAGGAACTCTAGAAAATCCAAATGAATTCATAAAAAATATTAATAAAATTCTTATTCAGAAGTAA
- the dnaX gene encoding DNA polymerase III subunit gamma/tau: MHYIVLARKWRPQSFDSIIGQNHIITTLLNSFTLNKIHQSWIFYGTRGVGKTTIARLLSKSLNCKNRNQIYSCNKCKNCKNIQLGCFPDIIEVDAASKTRVENIKEILDTVKYIPIQGKFKIYLIDEVHMLSKHSFNALLKILEEPPKYAKFILITTNINKVPDTIISRCMYFYFTPIDITDIKKNLINILNEEKIFFEEEAVHIIAEKSEGSIRDSLNLTEQVMMFSNQKITLDSVFKIFGMISKEKVLNIILSIFKKNTIKLFKILKKIYNSNIDLEKILIEILKIFHKIAIIIIKKSQKKKKRSYHTEKIIEISKKINFSELKKYYQIILNGRKNLFLAPNKKIGIEITLLNLLNEIKNKIIF; the protein is encoded by the coding sequence ATGCATTATATAGTATTAGCAAGAAAATGGAGACCGCAATCTTTTGACTCTATTATTGGACAAAATCACATTATTACAACACTTTTGAATAGTTTTACACTCAATAAAATACATCAATCATGGATATTCTATGGAACGCGAGGAGTTGGAAAAACAACTATAGCACGTTTGTTATCAAAATCCTTAAATTGTAAAAACCGAAATCAAATATATTCTTGCAATAAATGTAAAAATTGTAAAAACATCCAATTAGGTTGCTTCCCAGACATAATTGAAGTTGATGCTGCTTCTAAAACAAGAGTAGAAAACATAAAAGAAATACTAGATACAGTAAAATACATACCTATTCAAGGAAAATTTAAAATTTATTTAATTGATGAAGTACATATGTTATCTAAACACAGCTTTAATGCACTACTAAAAATCCTTGAAGAACCACCAAAATATGCAAAATTTATTCTTATTACCACTAATATTAATAAAGTACCTGATACCATCATATCTAGATGTATGTATTTCTACTTTACTCCAATAGATATAACAGACATTAAAAAAAATTTAATAAATATTTTAAATGAAGAAAAGATATTTTTTGAAGAAGAAGCTGTTCATATTATTGCTGAAAAATCCGAAGGAAGCATACGAGATTCTTTAAATTTAACTGAGCAAGTTATGATGTTTAGTAATCAAAAAATTACTCTTGATTCTGTATTCAAAATATTTGGTATGATCAGTAAAGAAAAAGTATTGAATATTATATTATCAATATTTAAAAAGAATACCATAAAATTATTTAAGATATTAAAAAAAATATATAATTCTAATATAGATTTAGAAAAAATTTTAATAGAAATATTAAAAATTTTCCACAAGATTGCTATCATAATTATCAAAAAATCTCAAAAAAAAAAGAAAAGATCATATCATACAGAAAAAATTATCGAAATATCCAAAAAAATTAATTTTTCTGAATTAAAAAAATATTATCAAATAATATTAAACGGAAGAAAAAACCTTTTCTTGGCACCAAATAAAAAAATTGGAATAGAAATCACACTATTGAATTTATTAAATGAAATAAAAAATAAAATCATTTTTTAA
- a CDS encoding ABC transporter transmembrane domain-containing protein codes for MQLFNQISWYLFQEWKRYLGSIALLIIIAILQLLPPKLVGFLIDTISTNKKYHYKLFYWLVLIFLTSIIIYIFRYMWRVLLFGASYKLAIILRKKLYLSLSQKNSSFYDKYRTGDLMARATNDIDKIVFAAGEGVLTLIDSMITGISVLIIMVIQINWKLTLISLLPMPIMAIIITKYGKKLYIAFQKSQQSFSNLNNQTQENIKNIYTVKSFGLEKYEIKKFKEILSETSKKSIIVSKIDAKFDPIIYFSITVSNLLSITTGSYLVWNNNITIGQLTSFIMYLSLMVWPMLALAWMFNIVERGSASWSRVNEIISENNIKQMKNKKILHHKSNIKIKISSFQYPNTKNIILKNISQKIKFNNIVGICGPTGQGKTTLINLIQRNFKIKKGQIFYHNVLISNFKIHSWRKKISTVNEKTFLFSDTIANNISFGNINITKKKIEYVSSLVNIHHEIIKFPKQYDTKVGAKGIILSGGQKQRIAIARALLMNREILILDNALSALDKPTQNMIFNNIILWKKQNHTIIIVSHELHIFKKINNIFIIQNGTIKDSGTHDELIKYQNWYSKMYHQQQQK; via the coding sequence GTGCAATTATTTAATCAAATTAGTTGGTATCTTTTTCAAGAATGGAAAAGATATTTAGGATCTATCGCATTACTAATTATTATCGCCATCCTTCAACTTCTTCCACCAAAACTTGTAGGATTTTTAATTGATACAATTAGTACGAACAAAAAATATCATTATAAATTATTCTACTGGCTTGTATTAATATTTTTAACATCAATTATAATATATATTTTTAGATACATGTGGAGAGTATTATTATTTGGAGCTTCATATAAATTAGCTATTATACTGAGAAAAAAATTATACCTAAGTCTAAGTCAAAAAAATTCGAGTTTTTATGATAAATATAGAACTGGTGATTTAATGGCAAGAGCTACAAATGATATTGATAAGATAGTATTTGCTGCTGGAGAAGGTGTATTAACTTTAATAGATTCTATGATTACTGGAATTTCAGTATTAATAATTATGGTAATACAAATTAACTGGAAACTAACATTAATATCATTATTACCTATGCCTATTATGGCAATAATAATTACAAAGTATGGTAAAAAATTATATATTGCATTTCAAAAATCACAACAATCATTCTCTAATTTAAATAATCAAACACAAGAAAATATAAAAAATATATATACAGTAAAAAGTTTTGGTTTAGAAAAATATGAAATAAAAAAATTTAAAGAAATTCTTTCTGAAACTAGTAAAAAAAGTATTATAGTATCAAAAATTGATGCTAAATTTGATCCAATTATCTACTTTTCAATTACAGTTTCTAATCTATTATCTATTACTACAGGTAGTTATTTAGTATGGAATAATAATATTACTATTGGTCAATTAACTAGTTTTATTATGTATTTAAGTTTAATGGTTTGGCCTATGCTAGCTTTAGCTTGGATGTTCAATATTGTAGAACGAGGTAGTGCATCCTGGAGTAGAGTTAATGAAATTATTAGCGAAAATAATATAAAACAAATGAAAAATAAAAAAATATTACATCATAAAAGTAATATTAAAATTAAAATCTCTAGTTTTCAATATCCTAATACAAAAAATATTATACTAAAAAATATATCTCAAAAAATTAAATTTAATAATATTGTAGGCATTTGTGGTCCTACAGGGCAAGGAAAAACAACATTAATAAACCTAATACAAAGAAATTTTAAAATTAAAAAAGGTCAAATATTTTATCATAATGTATTAATCTCTAATTTTAAAATTCATTCTTGGAGAAAAAAAATTTCTACTGTAAACGAAAAAACATTTTTATTTTCAGATACTATTGCAAATAATATATCTTTTGGAAATATTAATATCACAAAAAAAAAAATTGAATACGTTTCATCTCTTGTTAATATACACCATGAAATTATAAAATTTCCAAAACAGTATGATACAAAAGTTGGAGCAAAAGGAATTATATTATCAGGTGGACAAAAACAAAGAATCGCAATTGCAAGAGCATTATTAATGAATCGAGAAATACTAATTCTAGATAACGCTTTATCTGCACTTGATAAACCCACACAAAACATGATTTTTAATAATATTATATTATGGAAGAAACAAAATCACACAATTATTATTGTCTCTCATGAATTACATATATTTAAAAAAATAAATAATATTTTTATAATTCAAAACGGAACAATTAAGGATTCTGGAACACACGATGAACTCATTAAATATCAAAACTGGTACAGTAAAATGTATCATCAACAACAACAAAAATAA
- a CDS encoding SmdB family multidrug efflux ABC transporter permease/ATP-binding protein: protein MANLTRSWPILKRLLSYGKYWKKKIAIAFIILFISSISEILGPAIISYFINHILTKHIFNKNIIIFLILLYISLQTISIICNYFQTVLFNTTAIKIVQKLRLEIMSSTLSKPLSFFNQKPTGTIISIITNDTEIIKELYDTVFTTLFKSLSLIIIMLIAMFILQYKLAIISTILFPLIIIVILFYQHYSTPILRQLRIYIAKINHEFNEIINGMFLIQQFSQEKRFLKTVNQTSQSHYEIRMKSLKLDGLLLRPLISFFSSLILCGLMMLFILSPVGTLVIGTLYAFISYLNRLNEPLITLATQQAILQQSIIAGERIFNIIDSKKQEYGSDTTILKTGKIKIFNLSFQYFKNTPIVLKKINIDIPNKSFISIVGRTGSGKSTLINLLMGYYPIRVGKIFIDHRVISSLSYSVLRKGICIVQQEPMIFTGTIFSNITLGKKIKEDKVWKVLKIVQLFELIKNFPKQLYEKLNENGNNLSIGQKQLLSIARVLLLKPKILILDEATANIDFETEKLIQKTLVKIKKYCTLIVIAHRLSTIIKSDNIVVLKKGEIVEKGNHQYLMNKKGLYYSMHDKKS from the coding sequence ATGGCTAATTTAACACGTAGTTGGCCAATATTAAAACGTTTACTAAGCTATGGAAAATATTGGAAAAAAAAAATCGCTATAGCATTCATAATATTGTTTATTTCATCCATTTCTGAAATATTAGGTCCTGCAATTATTAGTTATTTTATTAATCACATTTTAACAAAACATATATTTAATAAAAATATCATTATATTTTTAATATTATTATACATTTCCTTACAAACAATATCAATTATTTGTAATTACTTCCAAACAGTTTTATTTAATACTACTGCTATTAAAATAGTCCAAAAATTAAGACTTGAAATCATGTCTTCAACATTATCAAAACCCTTATCATTTTTCAATCAAAAACCTACTGGAACAATTATTTCTATCATTACTAATGATACAGAAATTATCAAAGAATTATATGATACTGTATTCACAACACTATTTAAAAGTCTATCATTGATTATTATTATGTTGATTGCTATGTTTATTCTACAATATAAATTAGCAATAATTTCTACAATATTATTTCCATTAATTATTATTGTAATACTATTTTATCAACATTATAGCACACCAATTCTAAGACAATTAAGAATTTATATCGCAAAAATTAATCATGAATTCAATGAAATTATTAACGGAATGTTTCTCATTCAACAATTTTCACAAGAAAAAAGATTTTTAAAAACTGTAAATCAAACAAGTCAATCGCATTATGAAATAAGAATGAAAAGCTTAAAATTAGATGGATTACTTTTAAGACCACTAATAAGTTTTTTTTCTTCATTAATATTATGCGGATTAATGATGTTATTTATTCTATCTCCTGTTGGAACACTTGTGATTGGAACATTATATGCATTTATTAGTTATTTAAATCGATTAAATGAACCATTAATCACCCTAGCTACACAACAAGCAATATTACAACAATCAATCATTGCTGGAGAAAGAATTTTTAATATTATTGATTCTAAAAAACAAGAATATGGATCAGATACTACAATTTTAAAAACAGGAAAAATAAAAATTTTTAATTTAAGTTTTCAATATTTTAAAAACACACCCATAGTTCTTAAAAAAATCAACATTGATATTCCAAATAAAAGTTTTATTTCTATTGTCGGACGTACAGGAAGTGGAAAAAGCACATTAATTAATTTATTAATGGGATACTATCCTATAAGAGTAGGAAAAATTTTTATTGATCATCGGGTGATATCTTCATTAAGTTATTCAGTATTACGAAAAGGAATATGTATTGTACAACAAGAACCCATGATATTTACAGGTACTATATTTTCAAATATTACATTAGGAAAAAAAATAAAAGAAGATAAAGTTTGGAAAGTTTTAAAAATTGTACAACTATTTGAATTAATAAAAAATTTTCCAAAACAGCTATACGAAAAATTAAATGAGAATGGAAATAATTTATCCATTGGTCAAAAACAATTACTATCGATTGCAAGAGTTTTATTATTAAAACCAAAAATACTCATATTAGATGAAGCTACAGCAAATATAGATTTTGAAACTGAGAAATTAATCCAAAAAACATTAGTAAAAATTAAAAAATATTGTACATTAATTGTTATTGCCCACCGCCTATCTACAATCATTAAATCTGATAATATTGTAGTATTAAAAAAAGGAGAAATTGTTGAAAAAGGGAATCACCAATATTTAATGAATAAAAAAGGATTATATTACAGTATGCATGATAAAAAATCATAA
- a CDS encoding YbaB/EbfC family nucleoid-associated protein — MFDKNNLGNLMQQAQKMQEKMNQAKNEIAIMKVTGESGAGLVKITINGKYNCTKIDIDPILIKKNDKEILEDLIVAAFNDANRKINEEKKNKISNLSTGIPFPNDINLLG, encoded by the coding sequence ATGTTTGATAAAAATAACCTTGGAAATTTAATGCAACAAGCACAAAAAATGCAAGAAAAAATGAATCAAGCAAAAAATGAAATTGCAATAATGAAAGTTACAGGAGAATCTGGTGCAGGATTGGTAAAAATTACCATCAATGGAAAATATAACTGTACCAAAATAGATATTGACCCAATTCTGATTAAAAAAAACGATAAAGAAATCTTAGAAGACTTAATTGTTGCGGCATTTAATGATGCAAATAGAAAAATTAATGAAGAAAAAAAAAATAAAATATCAAACTTATCTACAGGAATACCATTTCCTAATGATATTAATTTATTAGGATAA